CACGAATATAATCACTTAGTTAGGGAACAAAGACCAATTAATCATTCCATGTGAATCAAAAAATCcctacaaaacaaataaagtCCAAAGTACACTTAAATTAACAGGTCTTCTCCTTCGTCCTTTTTTTGAGTTTCAAATACCCAAATTTACCTCATCAATGGAAAATACAACTGATACAGTTGGCTGAATTATGGTAGTAAAAGTTTAATATTTCAGCTAAATCACCTGAAAATAGTCCATTTCAGCAGCCAAAGACAACAACTCGAGCAACAAACATGGCCAATCAGTAGCAGAGTTTGCTAAGGACCGTGAAAATCCACCCCTGTTATTCAAATCGCGAACTGCATTCTCCctccatttttcttgaatccTAATAACCTCTTTGGCCAATTTCAATGCCGCCATGGCCTCCTTGTAATATGACCCCTCCTCCACAGGAATGCTCTTATCTAGAACCCAATCTAACTCTTGTTCACACAATCTAGAAGATAACTTAAAAACTGCACTGTCCCACAAATTTGATGTGGAAACCCTATTCTTTTTAGTTCTTACAGGCATTCTGGAACCTGAATctttgttcaaaatttggctgAGGGCAGTGGTTGGACTATGCCATTTGGTAAGAATGGTGAATATTTGGTGGGAGCTAATGGTCCCAAGCTTTATGGCCCTTTGAGTCATGGATTCAAGGCAGTTTTCAAGCTGATCCTTCAGCGTAACAAGTTTAGGAGGTGGACAAGTGGTCCATGAGGTCCATGGATATGACTGACCATGCTTCGGATGGTAATCCTCTATCGACTCCGCAAAGTCAACATAACCAGTAATATGAGGGCCGGTATTCCATCTCTCAAATAGACCtgtcaaacaaaaaaagggaaaGCCATATTATATCAAGTTCACAGGACTAGTATCCGCGTACCTCATGGAGGCCATAGTTCTAGTTCcatttattaatgaataaaatatgtgGCGATCTCTTGAAAGACATGGAATATTGGCAGCAGAACAGGGAACTATGCACAAATATCTACCAGAGCTATATAACAGGATAGATGAATATTCTCTATACAATGTATGCTAATACCAACAAGATTTTGTTTCGTGTGATGTGACCAAAAACATTATAAATTGATAACAGACGAACAAAGAAGTATTGAGTAAGAGAATTCCtaacaaggaaaaagaaaggaaaaaaaaggctTCAAAATATGGCAAAAGCTTTACTGCCTATTACTCTTAACTCAAATTCTAAAAGCTAACAGAGTTGGGAGAAAAAAAAGCTACTATTACATGTTTGGAGTCCTTAAATTATTCCAGCAATCcaagaaaatagaaacaatTCTTCGAATTAGTTGAAAAGTAAAGATAATACCAGTACCCCTGTATGAGcccatttcattattttcatctttttgcaTCTTCCTTCACAAATTCCACAGAATTACATTAATGGGTTCTGCATACAACAATACTTCTATGCATTTGTATATTAGTATAGAGCAAACATGCATACATGTACATGAACAGAGAAGGGAATTCGATTGTTACTTACGTTCGAGGATGATGGTGGTTTTGCCGACGCCACGGGGTCCATGGAGGATTAGAGGTTGAGGCACGCGGTGGTGCTGCACGTGGTTGTTGAGGACTGTTTCCAGCAGGGGTCTCGGAATGATGCGCCATGCCTTGCCCTTCACCATTGATATTCAACTCtgcaaaaatttacaaaacgTAAAGCGAATAGCAATAACATAAATGACAGAGTCCAGACTTGTAGGGGCTACGTGAGCATCAAACTTACAGACATGGCAGCTACGAAGCTTCAAGACTATAAACTCAAGAATCCCTTCTCTAAGTCTCTTCACTCTTCTCGGGCacttgttcttttgttttcacaGAATGATGAATACCCTCATTCTCGAATTCTCGTTTCTTCTCGTGTTGGGTTCTCAAGAATCGAAATGGGTTCTACTTGTACTCAGTTGTTTAAGTGGTGGAAATCACCTAAACTGAAGGTCACTCCAATGGCGGCCAAGAAGAGCAGAAATTGGGGGTTGGAAGGGGGAGGGTTGTCCACGTACCTTAGGTTGCAGCTTCCATCCGAAGAATACTTGAATAACATTTTTAAGTTGAACAAATATTAGATTACTAATTCGGAATTATGAGTTCGTAAATGTACAAATTAAAGGAAGAGGTaaatgatttttcaagaaGTGAAAATAAAGTCGCTGAACTCGTGTTCGCAGTTTTAACTCAACGGCTTGCCATAAACGATTTCGAGCTCAAGctcattgtttttttttttttttaacttttacttttttaataaaatatattattataaatatataatattagatattacttataaaaagtttttaaaaagatatgctacaataatttaatttaatattatgaatatatgacttcgtaatatattttgtatatatctagtattaatttaatagtcacataattattaagaaaatatatatattaaattatctaaatacttacgacataatattatatagtcatattttaacatattaataaattaataaaagaactcATAATACTTATAGTAtaacattttgaaaatatatctacccagatataaagaaattaaaattgaattgcatatattaattttaaaagaatagatAAGTATAAGCTATTCTTGGAAAGTAAAATGagaattattgtattttttaaaaatttaattatttatttattttataaaataattattctagcgtatcttaattttataaaaatttaaaacaaaataggcCCAACTGAGCCTGATCCGAGTTTCAATTAGATTGCTCCATGAGTGGGCCTGAATTTAAAACTGAGTCCACTTGAGCCAATTAAAGGCCCAGACCACCCTATGGTCAATACAATTTTCTGTTGGTTTTGGAATGGGCTTTTACAAATTGATCCGCACCAATGGTGAAAAAATTCAACCCACTGTAGCTAGAGACTTTAAAAATAGGATGAATCACAATATCTATAGtatatttacacaaaccattCATAACTAttgaaaattacacaaacatccACCATGAACATCAACATCATCTTCACAAAccacctttattttttaaaaagttacaaatacactcctaaaaatataatataattgcacAAActactcataatttttttgttaccaatggtaattttgataattacgcaaaacacaaagaaaattaatgtaaataaacCATACATTAGAGTgtacataataatttcaacAGTAGCATAGCACACATCCAAGGATGAAAATTTCCCtaaacttttaatttctaattatgTGGGAGGGAGGAAGGGAAGGAGAGAGCGAGAGCAGACTCTCCCAAGCCCCAAACCCTCGGGGAAACAGCTCCAATGAAAATCAACTTGGGAGACAACAACAAAGAGAAATTTTCTTCCATTATCGAGAATGGTATGTACAAACTGAGAAAACCACGAAAAGAAGAAGGTACAGAATCACTATTGAATTATGTTTATagtatagaaaaataaaaaataaaaagaatcgTAATCAAAATTGGTACACCTCAAAAAACTTTGGAGCCAGTAGAAATTCTGAAAGGCTTCAAGCATGTGACGAGCCAAAAGTTCGTGGGCTCAACCTTGCTGAGCCATCTCTAGCTACGCATGTGTTATGTTAGAGTCGTGTCAGCAGTAGTCTAATGCCTTAGACGATTTAAGCCGAATTTTCGCCAGGATATCTCTTATCAAGACCAAGCTGAGAATGCACATTTAGTCCAGTTGCTGCATCTAACTCAGATGGCTCCATCAATAACATTAATTGAACCTATCAGCCTCCTATCCTCCTAGTGTCTTCTGTCTATATCCATGCTTTAACCGGTCAAGtagtttctcttttgtttttctcttcttgTCCATTTTCAGCCTATATCTTTGTTCTCTCTCCCTTTCATATACACCTTGCCAGTAAACTTCCCCTGTTAATGGCCACAGCCATGGTCTGTATGGATGGTCATCATCATCTGCAGCCTCTGCAAGGTCTTCGTCCATGCTTTTTAATAAGGTGGCATTGAAGTATTTGGACCACATAGATCCTTTACGATGTTCAATAGGGTGTTGTTCTTTCAATGAGCCTGTATGAGGATCAATGTAAACCATCTTCCGTGCACTATGATAAGCCCATACATTTACCAAGACTTCCAAAAGCCGACAGTAACAATGTTTGTTCTGGGTAAAGAAACAATTGAACATGAGAAA
The window above is part of the Sesamum indicum cultivar Zhongzhi No. 13 linkage group LG7, S_indicum_v1.0, whole genome shotgun sequence genome. Proteins encoded here:
- the LOC105166535 gene encoding uncharacterized protein LOC105166535: MVKGKAWRIIPRPLLETVLNNHVQHHRVPQPLILHGPRGVGKTTIILERLFERWNTGPHITGYVDFAESIEDYHPKHGQSYPWTSWTTCPPPKLVTLKDQLENCLESMTQRAIKLGTISSHQIFTILTKWHSPTTALSQILNKDSGSRMPVRTKKNRVSTSNLWDSAVFKLSSRLCEQELDWVLDKSIPVEEGSYYKEAMAALKLAKEVIRIQEKWRENAVRDLNNRGGFSRSLANSATDWPCLLLELLSLAAEMDYFQPKLVINNIEVLKNAVSEDDRTICGSLYHDSLIWRIIALGANERCLPVLLVTSDSYYSYRAFMDFGFPDIFISRETFGWTPAEAKMHMVGDYFSQSEWDVIVEVFGPNPRHLFEVYALKLSNYYQKVMNYKSTFEDIVDLYLAYLQVSF